The genomic interval AAGGGAATACAACTATCCTGAAAAATTTTCTTGAAATATCAAACATTTTGAATAGAGATACTTGTCATATTCTTTCATATCTGCTAAAAGAGCTAGGTACTGCAGGTGAAGCGGAGGGTGAACGGGTTATATTTCAGGGGAAGATACCTGAAAGGAAGGTACAGGAGAGAATAACAGCATATGTAGAGAGGTTTGTGCTGTGCAGGGAATGCGGCAGGCCGGATACAAAATTAATAAAAAAGAATAGGACTCTTCTGTTGAAGTGTGAGGCTTGCGGTGCTATCCATCCCGTAAAGGCGAAAAGGATAAAGAGGGAATAGGCAATGATAAGTGCCAGCAAGAAGATTCTCATCCTTTTTGTCGTGGCACTGGCTTTCATTTTTTTTAGAATATATAACATAGAAAATCCTTTTTCCACAAACGGA from Candidatus Thermoplasmatota archaeon carries:
- a CDS encoding translation initiation factor IF-2 subunit beta is translated as MEKYDYEKLLDKSIKSLPEKVITKERFQMPHGIIFYEGNTTILKNFLEISNILNRDTCHILSYLLKELGTAGEAEGERVIFQGKIPERKVQERITAYVERFVLCRECGRPDTKLIKKNRTLLLKCEACGAIHPVKAKRIKRE